Genomic DNA from Candidatus Schekmanbacteria bacterium:
AAGAGAAATATATCACTATTTTCTTCTATGTGCACTTGTTCTTTTTTTAGTGGAAATTATTTTGATGAATACTTTATTTAAAGAAATACCATAGGGAAGGATATGAGATTTTTTAGCGTCAAATATTTTTGGATTTTATTGATTTTACCACTTATTATTGTTTTTTTTATCTATGCTTATAAGGATGTAAGAAAAAAATTAAAATTATTTTATGGAGATTTATATGAAAGGTTGATACCAAAAAATACATTTCCTCTTTTGCGTTTGAGAATAGTTGTTTCACTATTAGTAATAGTTTTTATTATTTTTGCCCTTGCCCGGCCCCAACTTGGCTATAAGTGGATTGATAGGGGCAACATTAATTCTGATGTCATCTTAGCTCTCGATATGTCAACAAGTATGCTTGCAGAAGATGTCTATCCCAATCGTCTCGAATATGCAAAAAGGGAAATACTCGATTTCCTTTCTGTTGTTTCAGGTGATAGGGTTGGATTGATAGTTTTTGCCGGATATCCTTATTTGGTTTGTCCCTTGACAACTGATTATGCATCTTTGAGATCTTATGTAAACGATATAGACATAAATATGCTTTCCTCTGTGGGCACAGCTTTCGATAAAATGATAATGAAGGCGGCAGATTCATTCGACCTTGAAAGCACAGCTTCCAAAACCCTTATAATTTTTTCTGATGGAGAAGACCATTCACAAAATGCGCTTTCTGTTGCTAGTGATGTGGCAAAGTATGGAATAAAGATTTGTTCAATTCCCATAGGAAGTGAAAAGGGAGCACTCATTCCCATTGAGAAAGGAACGTTTAAAAAAGATAAAAATGGCGAAGCCGTAGTTACAAAAGTAAACATTAATATCCTTGAAGATATTGCAGATGTTTCCGGAGGAGTCGTTGAAATCCCTTCTAATGAAAATTTTGATATGCAAAGATTTTATACGGAAGTGGTTAGAGGAGAGGATATAGGTACCAAATTTTTTGTATCAAAAGTTAGAATTTGGAATGAAAGATATAGATGGTTTTTATTGCCAGCAATAATTTTGCTTTTTAT
This window encodes:
- a CDS encoding VWA domain-containing protein; the encoded protein is MRFFSVKYFWILLILPLIIVFFIYAYKDVRKKLKLFYGDLYERLIPKNTFPLLRLRIVVSLLVIVFIIFALARPQLGYKWIDRGNINSDVILALDMSTSMLAEDVYPNRLEYAKREILDFLSVVSGDRVGLIVFAGYPYLVCPLTTDYASLRSYVNDIDINMLSSVGTAFDKMIMKAADSFDLESTASKTLIIFSDGEDHSQNALSVASDVAKYGIKICSIPIGSEKGALIPIEKGTFKKDKNGEAVVTKVNINILEDIADVSGGVVEIPSNENFDMQRFYTEVVRGEDIGTKFFVSKVRIWNERYRWFLLPAIILLFIEFFFDGLVNFFFRDKNKIFLLFLLLIFFTPSFGNCAD